In Cuculus canorus isolate bCucCan1 chromosome 9, bCucCan1.pri, whole genome shotgun sequence, the following are encoded in one genomic region:
- the LOC128853072 gene encoding protein let-653-like, with the protein MARWRGGLLLLLLSLAVLAVLHLTLGTTTIDVTATVSLTHPTSSTPKETSALLPNSASTTAVTIPPSNPERGASTLERSSTALWTSSASSPTMLPPTAPAQTDTSSEPLTTLLDTTSDPNTITGIPGTTPDHTQPVGTTARTTPGISTLTKKSNSSTLTALETSSAATSTEPSSPATDSTQITEVTPSTPADLSTMPPVCPNPTSNTSASLFLSLQLTIPLDLGNTTVQEMVLSKLRVDLQTLFPCAGLAVGWRGKRRT; encoded by the exons ATGGCCAGGTGGAGAGgggggctgctcctgctgctgctgagcctcGCCGTCCTCGCCGTGCTGCACCTCACGCTGG GGACCACCACCATTGATGTGACAGCGACTGTGTCCCTGACTCACCCTACCTCCTCAACACCCAAGGAAAcctcagcactgctgcccaACAGTGCCTCCACCACTGCAGTCACCATCCCTCCCTCCAACCCTGAAAGAGGAGCCTCCACCCTGGAGAGAtccagcacagccctgtggACCAGCAGTGCCTCTTCTCCCACCATGCTTCCTCCCACTGCACcagcacagacagacacatCGTCTGAGCCCTTGACAACTCTGTTAGATACCACGTCTGACCCCAATACCATCACAGGCATTCCTGGGACCACCCCTGATCACACCCAGCCAGTGGGGACCACAGCCAGGACCACCCCTGGCATCTCCACCCTGACCAAGAAGTCAAACTCAAGCACCTTGACAGCACTTGAGACCTCCAGTGCAGCCACAA GCACAGAGCCCTCTTCCCCTGCCACTGACTCAACTCAGATCACGGAGGTTACTCCCAGCACCCCTGCAGACCTGTCAACGATGCCACCAGTCTGTCCCAATCCCACATCCAACACCA GTGCATCTCTCTTTCTGTCACTGCAGCTAACCATTCCCCTGGACCTGGGGAACACCACGGTGCAGGAGATGGTGTTGTCCAAG CTCCGTGTGGATCTCCAGACGCTGTTCCCATGTGCTGGCCTGGCAGTGGGGTGGCGAGGGAAGAGGAGGACCTGA
- the LOC104063188 gene encoding deoxyribodipyrimidine photo-lyase — MAPTMWVKQPRNHPSPLKMMLPHSSPTRWSTLHPTQPLPSVRSSMAMLSSSRGRGNPLLCLPISRASVPAPCMGKVPIPEDAGREDDASGALHSQVTAKGHAPFPEGHAPSRACVTPETAWLPATTLLRASILAVLRMRRGQRKRKAEATEVPPVSRRRKEEEEALQERRRAAPSVREFKYNKKRVRLVSQGSELKEDARCILYWMSRDQRVQDNWAFLYAQRLALKQQLPLHVCFCLVPKFLDATIRHYGFMLKGLQEVAKECAELNIPFHLLLGYAKDVLPTFVVEHGVGGLVTDFCPLRLPRQWVEDVKERLPEDVPFAQVDAHNIVPCWVASPKQEYSARTIRGKIHAQLPEFLTEFPSVIRHPHPPSCPVEPIAWEACYSSLQVDRSVEEVEWATPGTAAGLAVLQSFITERLKFFGSHRNDPNKAALSNLSPWFHFGQVSTQRAILEVQKHRSKYKESVDAFVEEAVVRRELAENFCYYNENYDSVQGACDWAQTTLKLHAKDKRPFLYELQELEQGTTHDALWNAAQLQMVREGKMHGFLRMYWAKKILEWTHSPEKALQFAIYLNDRYELDGRDPNGYVGCLWSICGIHDQGWAERAVFGKIRYMNYAGCKRKFDVGKFERRYAPCMLSQ; from the exons ATGGCACCCACAATGTGGGTGAAGCAACCCCGGAACCACCCGTCACCCTTGAAAATGATGCTTCCCCACTCATCACCAACCCGATGGAGCACATTGCATCCCACTCAGCCCTTACCCAGTGTGAGGTCCAGCATGGcaatgctcagcagcagcaggggcaggggcaACCCTCTTCTCTGCCTACCCATCTCCAGAGCCAGCGTCCCTGCTCCCTGCATGGGAAAGGTCCCTATACCCGAGGATGCAGGGCGGGAGGATGATGCCAGCGGGGCGCTACACTCCCAAGTGACGGCTAAAG GTCATGCCCCTTTTCCAGAGGGTCACGCCCCCTCCCGCGCTTGTGTAACACCCGAAACCGCGTGGCTGCCAG CAACCACGTTGCTCCGGGCCTCCATCCTGGCAGTCCTGAGGATGCGGCGGggacaaaggaagagaaaggctgAGGCCACCGAGGTACCACCGGTGTCtcggaggaggaaggaggaagaggaggcgCTGCAGGAGCGGCGAAGGGCGGCCCCGTCCGTGCGGGAGTTCAAGTACAACAAAAAGCGGGTTCGCCTCGTCTCGCAGGGCTCGGAGCTGAAGGAGGATGCGCGGTgcatcctttactggatgtcCCGGGACCAGCGGGTGCAAG ATAACTGGGCTTTCCTCTATGCCCAGCGCCTGGCCCTCAAACAGCAGCTGCCCCTGCACGTCTGCTTTTGCCTGGTGCCCAAATTCCTGGATGCCACCATCCGCCACTACGGTTTCATGCTGAAGGGCCTGCAGGAGGTGGCCAAG GAGTGTGCGGAGCTGAACATCCCCTTCCATTTGCTTCTGGGCTATGCCAAGGATGTGCTGCCCACGTTTGTGGTGGAGCATGGTGTGGGTGGGCTGGTGACAGACTTCTGCCCCCTCCGTCTTCCCCGGCAGTGGGTGGAGGACGTCAAGGAGCGTTTGCCGGAGGACGTGCCGTTTGCACAG GTTGATGCCCACAACATCGTGCCATGCTGGGTCGCCTCCCCCAAGCAAGAGTACAGTGCCAGGACCATCCGGGGCAAGATCCACGCTCAGCTCCCCGAGTTCCTCACTGAGTTCCCCTCTGTCATTCGTCACCCACATCCGCCCTCCTGCCCGGTAGAG CCCATCGCTTGGGAGGCCTGTTATTCCAGCTTGCAGGTGGACCGCAgtgtggaggaggtggagtgGGCGACCCCCGGCACAGCTGCGGGGCTGGCTGTACTGCAGTCCTTCATCACAGAGCGGCTGAAATTCTTTGGCTCCCACCGGAATGACCCTAACAAGGCAGCGCTCAGCAACTTGTCCCCATGGTTCCACTTTG GCCAGGTTTCCACCCAACGAGCCATTCTGGAGGTACAGAAACACCGAAGCAAGTACAAGGAGTCAGTGGATGCATTTGTGGAAGAGGCCGTAGTGCGGCGGGAGCTGGCTGAAAACTTTTGCTACTACAATGAGAATTATGACAGTGTGCAAG GTGCCTGTGACTGGGCACAAACCACGCTGAAACTCCACGCCAAAGACAAGAGGCCTTTTCTCtatgagctgcaggagctggagcagggaacTACACATGACGCACTCTGGAATGCTGCCCAG CTCCAAATGGTCCGGGAGGGCAAGATGCACGGCTTCCTGCGGATGTACTGGGCCAAGAAGATCCTGGAATGGACTCACTCCCCTGAGAAGGCCTTGCAATTTGCCATCTACCTCAATGACCGCTACGAGCTGGATGGGAGGGACCCCAATGGATATGTAG GCTGCCTCTGGTCCATCTGCGGCATCCACGACCAGGGCTGGGCAGAGCGGGCTGTCTTCGGGAAGATTCGCTACATGAACTACGCCGGCTGCAAGCGCAAGTTTGACGTGGGCAAGTTTGAGCGCCGCTATGCGCCCTGCATGCTCTCCCAGTGA